The following coding sequences lie in one Halomonas sp. 'Soap Lake #6' genomic window:
- a CDS encoding acylphosphatase, with protein sequence MKNSCVRAYVTGKVQGVWYRRSTQEQALKQGITGYAKNLPDGRVEVLMFGPSDTVSALSEWLWKGPDGARVTHVTFEVLDGHHAPDHFSTY encoded by the coding sequence ATGAAGAACAGCTGTGTGCGTGCTTACGTGACAGGTAAAGTGCAGGGTGTCTGGTATCGCCGTAGTACTCAGGAGCAGGCTCTTAAGCAAGGTATTACTGGCTATGCTAAGAACCTGCCCGATGGGCGTGTAGAAGTGCTAATGTTTGGGCCGTCAGACACGGTCAGTGCACTTTCAGAGTGGCTATGGAAAGGACCCGATGGCGCTCGGGTTACTCACGTCACTTTTGAAGTGCTGGATGGGCACCATGCTCCAGACCATTTTTCCACGTATTAA
- a CDS encoding D-2-hydroxyacid dehydrogenase yields the protein MPNAVMLDAQSLGPDIDLAAIRNVVTHLETYEQSTPEQALERLKNADIAIVNKVKLDAQTLEQLTKLRLICVMATGLNNIDLAAAKAHNIVVKNVTAYGTLSVSQHTLMLMLALANRLPRYQTDIAAGQWQNSDFFCLQAHPTLQLSGKNLVMVGQGELGLEVARLAEAFGIQVIFAARPGNEANDKRPSLDELLPSADIISLHCPLNEATKHLINRERLAKAKSSLLLINCARGGIIDEEAALDALRNGQISGLAVDVLPTEPPKDGHPLLEALANEEPLNLIVTPHNAWITPEARQNIVALTADNIKTWQRGVSTG from the coding sequence ATGCCCAATGCGGTCATGCTGGATGCCCAAAGCCTAGGGCCCGATATCGATTTAGCCGCAATTCGTAACGTCGTTACTCATCTTGAAACTTATGAGCAAAGCACGCCAGAACAAGCGCTTGAGCGGCTAAAAAATGCGGACATCGCCATCGTTAACAAAGTAAAACTTGATGCCCAAACATTGGAGCAATTGACCAAGTTACGGCTCATCTGCGTAATGGCGACAGGGCTTAATAACATTGATTTAGCCGCAGCAAAAGCACACAACATTGTGGTTAAGAATGTCACTGCATACGGCACTCTCAGTGTTTCGCAACATACTCTAATGCTAATGCTGGCTTTAGCGAATCGCCTACCACGCTATCAGACCGACATTGCCGCTGGTCAGTGGCAGAACAGTGACTTTTTTTGTTTACAGGCACACCCCACTCTTCAATTATCGGGCAAAAATCTAGTGATGGTGGGCCAAGGTGAGCTAGGTTTGGAAGTCGCACGATTAGCAGAGGCTTTTGGCATCCAAGTTATCTTTGCTGCACGGCCAGGAAACGAAGCCAATGACAAACGCCCTTCTCTCGACGAGCTATTACCTAGTGCCGATATTATCAGCCTACACTGCCCGCTCAATGAGGCGACAAAGCACCTAATCAACCGAGAGCGGTTGGCAAAGGCCAAATCATCACTGCTGCTTATCAATTGTGCACGGGGCGGTATTATCGATGAAGAGGCTGCACTAGATGCGCTCCGTAATGGTCAGATTAGCGGATTGGCGGTCGATGTATTGCCTACGGAACCGCCCAAAGATGGCCATCCGCTTTTGGAAGCACTCGCAAACGAGGAACCATTAAATCTGATCGTTACCCCCCATAATGCTTGGATAACCCCTGAAGCTCGGCAAAATATTGTGGCACTAACCGCTGACAATATTAAAACGTGGCAAAGGGGCGTAAGCACTGGTTAA
- a CDS encoding FmdB family zinc ribbon protein, producing MPIYEYECKACGHRMEKLQKISSDPLKECPACQREGLERLVSAAGFRLAGGGWYETDFKTGSKKNLAADGQAASSASGSKSGPSSAPAKKGAAA from the coding sequence ATGCCTATCTATGAGTACGAGTGCAAGGCCTGCGGCCACCGCATGGAAAAATTACAGAAAATCAGCTCGGACCCCCTAAAGGAGTGTCCAGCTTGTCAGCGTGAAGGACTAGAGCGGCTAGTCTCTGCTGCAGGCTTCCGCTTAGCGGGCGGAGGTTGGTACGAAACAGATTTTAAAACAGGTAGCAAGAAGAACTTGGCTGCCGATGGTCAAGCTGCTTCAAGCGCTTCTGGGTCGAAAAGTGGACCCAGCAGCGCACCAGCGAAAAAAGGCGCCGCGGCATAG
- the aspS gene encoding aspartate--tRNA ligase, whose translation MRSHYCGQLNETLVDQTVTVCGWVHRRRDHGGVIFLDMRDRDGIAQFVVDPDTAEAFANADRARSEYVLRITGRVRLRPDGTQNPNMPTGMIEVLAKEVEVLNTAATPPFQLDEHGKVGEEVRLKHRYIDLRRPDMIEKLRLRSRISHNVRAYLENQGFLDIETPVLTRATPEGARDYLVPSRTHAGSFFALPQSPQLFKQLLMVAGFDRYYQIAKCFRDEDLRADRQPEFTQIDIEASFVEENDIMSITEAMIRQLFKEVLSVELPEFPRMTWQEAMDRFGSDKPDLRIPLELTDVDDLMQQVDFKVFSGPASAEDGRVAALKVTGGAKLSRKEIDEYTKFVGIYGAKGLAWIKVNERAKGLEGLQSPIVKFMENVVEELLDRVGAEDGDIIFFGADKARIVNEAIGALRVKLGADLELYTQAWAPLWVVDFPMFEADDNGRLSPLHHPFTAPSCSPEELKADPAKALSRAYDMVLNGTELGGGSIRIHDQAMQSTVFEILGIGKAEAQEKFGFLLDALQYGAPPHGGLAFGLDRLVMLMAGAKTIREVIAFPKTQSAGCLMTDAPGEVSLDQLKELSIRLRQKAKADAAE comes from the coding sequence ATGCGCAGCCATTATTGCGGCCAGCTTAACGAAACTTTGGTGGATCAAACGGTCACCGTATGTGGTTGGGTGCACCGTCGCCGTGATCACGGTGGGGTCATTTTTCTCGACATGCGCGATCGCGATGGTATTGCTCAGTTCGTCGTAGACCCTGATACTGCCGAGGCGTTTGCCAATGCCGACCGTGCTCGTAGTGAGTATGTCCTGCGCATTACCGGGCGTGTCCGGCTACGCCCTGATGGAACACAAAACCCCAATATGCCTACCGGTATGATTGAGGTATTAGCCAAAGAAGTTGAAGTACTCAATACCGCTGCTACACCGCCTTTCCAGTTGGATGAGCATGGCAAGGTAGGCGAAGAGGTTCGCTTAAAGCATCGTTACATCGACCTTCGCCGCCCAGACATGATTGAAAAGCTGCGGTTGCGTTCGCGTATTTCTCATAATGTTCGGGCATATCTTGAAAATCAGGGCTTTCTTGATATTGAAACCCCGGTGTTAACACGCGCCACGCCAGAAGGTGCTCGCGATTACCTGGTACCTAGTCGTACCCACGCGGGTAGCTTCTTTGCGCTACCGCAGTCGCCCCAGTTGTTTAAGCAGCTCTTAATGGTGGCAGGCTTCGATCGTTACTACCAGATTGCTAAATGCTTCCGTGACGAAGATTTGCGTGCTGATCGTCAGCCTGAGTTTACTCAGATTGATATCGAGGCCTCTTTCGTTGAAGAGAATGACATCATGAGCATCACTGAGGCCATGATTCGTCAACTGTTTAAGGAAGTTTTAAGCGTCGAGCTACCTGAGTTTCCTCGTATGACATGGCAAGAAGCGATGGATCGCTTCGGCTCTGATAAGCCCGACCTGCGTATCCCTCTTGAGTTGACTGATGTTGATGACCTGATGCAACAGGTCGACTTTAAGGTGTTCTCAGGCCCAGCGAGCGCTGAAGATGGGCGTGTAGCAGCACTGAAAGTAACCGGTGGTGCGAAGCTTTCTCGTAAAGAAATCGATGAATACACCAAGTTTGTCGGTATTTACGGTGCGAAAGGCTTAGCCTGGATTAAGGTGAATGAGCGTGCCAAAGGTCTTGAAGGGCTGCAGTCGCCAATCGTTAAGTTCATGGAAAATGTCGTCGAAGAACTTCTCGATCGTGTGGGTGCGGAAGATGGCGATATCATCTTCTTTGGGGCTGACAAAGCGCGTATCGTTAATGAGGCGATTGGTGCATTACGTGTAAAACTGGGTGCTGACCTTGAACTTTACACTCAGGCATGGGCGCCGCTTTGGGTAGTTGATTTCCCGATGTTTGAAGCTGATGATAACGGCCGTTTGAGTCCGCTGCACCACCCCTTCACGGCACCTTCATGCTCGCCGGAGGAGCTGAAAGCGGATCCTGCAAAAGCACTGTCGCGTGCTTATGATATGGTTCTCAATGGCACTGAATTGGGTGGCGGCTCAATCCGTATTCACGACCAAGCCATGCAAAGTACCGTGTTTGAAATTCTGGGGATCGGCAAAGCAGAAGCGCAGGAGAAATTCGGCTTCTTGTTGGACGCTCTGCAGTATGGGGCTCCGCCCCATGGCGGTTTAGCCTTCGGTTTAGATCGTTTGGTGATGTTGATGGCCGGCGCTAAGACAATTCGTGAAGTGATTGCCTTCCCGAAAACACAAAGCGCAGGGTGCTTAATGACTGATGCTCCTGGTGAAGTTAGCCTTGACCAGTTAAAAGAGTTAAGCATCCGTTTGCGTCAAAAAGCTAAAGCTGACGCTGCCGAATAG
- the ruvC gene encoding crossover junction endodeoxyribonuclease RuvC: protein MNGIESASTTRILGIDPGSRITGYGVIDLIGVTPHYVASGCIRTAEGALEQRLAQIYAGVAEVIGLHRPSAVAVERVFMAKNADSALKLGQARGAVLVCIANHGLSIGEYAARQIKQAVTGQGGADKSQVQHMVTAILKLSATPQADAADALAIALTHAYAGSALTGSASARGRSSRSTGRWRL from the coding sequence ATGAATGGAATCGAGTCCGCCTCCACTACCAGAATTTTAGGTATTGATCCTGGTTCGCGTATCACTGGCTATGGGGTGATTGACCTTATTGGTGTTACACCACATTACGTTGCGAGCGGCTGTATTCGCACTGCAGAAGGCGCCTTGGAACAACGTTTAGCTCAAATTTATGCAGGTGTGGCTGAGGTCATTGGTTTGCATCGGCCCAGTGCAGTGGCCGTTGAGCGGGTTTTTATGGCTAAAAATGCTGATTCAGCGCTAAAACTGGGCCAGGCGCGAGGTGCGGTGCTGGTTTGTATCGCCAATCACGGCCTTAGCATTGGCGAGTATGCTGCCCGCCAAATCAAGCAGGCAGTTACAGGGCAGGGGGGAGCCGATAAAAGCCAAGTGCAGCACATGGTAACGGCCATACTCAAGCTTTCGGCTACGCCGCAGGCAGATGCTGCTGATGCATTAGCCATTGCGCTGACCCATGCGTATGCCGGAAGCGCTTTGACGGGCTCTGCTTCAGCAAGAGGCCGTAGCAGCCGCTCTACAGGACGTTGGCGGTTATAA
- the ruvA gene encoding Holliday junction branch migration protein RuvA — MIGRLSGSLLEKQPPWIVIDAHGVGYELETSMNTLVALPAVGESVSLYTHLTIRDDAHLLYGFAREHERALFRALIKVNGVGPKLALAILSGMDEDAFMRCVRDDDSKALTKLPGVGKKTAERLIIEMRDRFPEWENGSHAPLALETTSGNPPPRDSLADAEAALVSLGYKLTEASKMLADIDPNQSTEVLIKAALTKRMNG; from the coding sequence ATGATAGGACGTCTAAGCGGTTCTCTATTGGAAAAGCAACCTCCATGGATTGTGATCGATGCTCATGGTGTGGGTTATGAGTTAGAGACTTCAATGAATACTCTGGTGGCTTTGCCAGCTGTGGGTGAAAGTGTTTCACTTTATACACATCTTACTATCCGCGATGATGCTCACCTTCTCTACGGATTTGCCCGTGAGCATGAGCGTGCTCTGTTTCGTGCCCTCATTAAGGTAAATGGTGTTGGTCCTAAGCTAGCGTTAGCCATCCTTTCGGGGATGGACGAAGATGCCTTTATGCGCTGTGTTAGGGATGATGACAGCAAAGCACTGACCAAATTACCAGGGGTTGGTAAAAAAACTGCTGAGCGTTTGATTATTGAAATGCGAGACCGCTTCCCTGAGTGGGAAAATGGCAGCCATGCACCGCTCGCACTAGAAACTACAAGCGGCAACCCGCCTCCTCGAGATAGCCTTGCGGATGCTGAAGCAGCGTTGGTTAGCTTAGGCTATAAGCTTACGGAGGCTTCTAAAATGTTGGCTGATATCGACCCTAATCAGTCAACAGAAGTGCTGATCAAAGCTGCGTTGACGAAACGGATGAATGGATAA
- the ruvB gene encoding Holliday junction branch migration DNA helicase RuvB has translation MLEHDRLIAAEPELGEVRIDHAIRPKRLQDYIGQPRVREQLEIFIGAARLREESLDHTLVFGPPGLGKTTLANIIATEMGVGLKSTSGPVLERAGDLAAMLTNLEPGDVLFIDEIHRLSPVVEEVLYPAMEDFQLDIMIGEGPAARSIKLDLPPFTLVGATTRAGLLTSPLRDRFGIVQRLEFYNLEELTEIVSRSARLLKVETSCEGAVEIARRSRGTPRIANRLLRRVRDYADIKGNGVVDANLADAALNMLNVDHHGLDHMDRRLLLAMIDKFDGGPVGVDSLSAAIGEERDTIEDVIEPYLIQQGLMMRTPRGRMVTRQAWLHFDRTPHEDSVNVEGERRP, from the coding sequence ATGTTAGAACACGATCGATTAATCGCTGCTGAACCTGAACTTGGAGAGGTGCGGATTGATCATGCTATTCGCCCTAAGCGCCTCCAGGATTACATTGGCCAACCGCGGGTGCGAGAGCAGTTAGAGATATTTATTGGTGCAGCTAGGCTTCGCGAAGAAAGCCTCGATCATACGCTGGTTTTTGGCCCTCCTGGGCTCGGTAAAACAACGCTTGCAAACATTATTGCCACGGAAATGGGGGTGGGGCTTAAATCAACCTCAGGGCCAGTACTTGAGCGGGCAGGTGATTTAGCCGCTATGTTGACCAATCTTGAGCCAGGTGATGTGCTGTTTATTGATGAGATTCACCGTTTGTCCCCGGTGGTGGAGGAAGTGCTTTACCCTGCGATGGAGGACTTTCAATTAGATATTATGATTGGTGAGGGACCTGCTGCTCGTTCCATCAAGCTAGACTTGCCGCCTTTTACCCTGGTGGGTGCAACTACTCGGGCGGGCTTACTGACGTCACCGCTGCGCGATCGTTTTGGTATTGTTCAGCGGCTTGAGTTTTATAACCTAGAAGAACTCACTGAAATCGTATCTCGTTCAGCACGACTGCTTAAGGTTGAGACTAGTTGCGAAGGTGCAGTAGAGATTGCTCGACGGTCAAGAGGTACTCCACGCATTGCTAACAGATTGTTACGCCGTGTGCGGGATTACGCAGATATAAAAGGCAATGGTGTGGTAGATGCCAATTTAGCTGATGCTGCGCTCAATATGCTTAATGTCGACCATCATGGGCTTGATCACATGGATCGACGCTTACTGTTAGCCATGATTGATAAATTTGATGGTGGCCCTGTAGGCGTCGACTCGCTATCAGCAGCTATTGGTGAAGAGCGCGATACCATCGAGGACGTCATAGAGCCCTATCTGATTCAACAAGGTCTCATGATGCGTACTCCTCGGGGGCGGATGGTAACACGCCAAGCTTGGTTACATTTTGATAGAACTCCCCATGAAGACTCGGTCAATGTAGAAGGAGAGCGGCGCCCATGA
- the ybgC gene encoding tol-pal system-associated acyl-CoA thioesterase — MSHGFSMPVRVYMEDTDAGGIVYYVNYLKFMERARSEWLRELGLNQQTLLDEGIQLVVYRLACHYTKPARLDDQLTVSALVNSVGRCRMTFEQQVWRNKELLCAATVEIACLSAKTLRPKKWPDSLSLLGGA; from the coding sequence ATGAGTCATGGCTTCAGCATGCCTGTTCGCGTTTACATGGAAGATACTGACGCTGGTGGTATTGTCTACTACGTTAACTATTTGAAGTTTATGGAACGAGCCCGAAGCGAATGGCTAAGAGAATTAGGATTAAATCAGCAAACGCTGCTAGACGAAGGGATACAGCTAGTGGTATACCGCTTGGCCTGTCACTATACCAAGCCAGCACGCCTGGATGATCAGCTAACAGTAAGTGCACTAGTCAATAGTGTTGGGCGATGCCGCATGACGTTTGAGCAGCAGGTTTGGCGTAATAAGGAACTCTTATGCGCTGCAACAGTCGAGATAGCCTGTTTAAGTGCAAAGACCTTGAGGCCAAAAAAATGGCCAGACTCTCTGAGTCTGTTAGGCGGCGCATAA
- the tolQ gene encoding protein TolQ, with amino-acid sequence MNDNTMSIPHLIMSASTVVQLVMLLLVVGSILSWVVIFQRSIALRRAKQEYSQFEESFWSGVDLNELYREIPADDPRHGAEHVFQAGFREFNRLMPKTRNADSVLEGVQRSMRVAWSREEDRLTQHLVFLATVASASPYIGLFGTVWGIMGSFQALSMTQQATLATVAPWIAEALIATAMGLFAAIPAVIFYNRLSNEAARLLGKYEDFAEEFHAILHRNLQGRDGKPNAS; translated from the coding sequence GTGAACGATAACACCATGTCCATCCCCCACTTAATAATGAGTGCCAGCACCGTTGTGCAGCTGGTAATGCTACTGCTTGTAGTGGGGTCAATCCTCTCGTGGGTGGTGATCTTTCAGCGTAGCATTGCACTGCGCAGGGCGAAGCAGGAGTACAGCCAATTCGAAGAGTCTTTTTGGTCGGGTGTCGACTTAAATGAACTTTATCGAGAGATTCCTGCCGATGATCCCCGTCATGGGGCTGAGCATGTTTTTCAGGCAGGCTTTCGTGAGTTTAACCGGCTCATGCCCAAAACCCGCAACGCCGACTCTGTATTAGAAGGTGTTCAACGCAGTATGCGGGTTGCGTGGTCTCGGGAAGAAGATCGCCTAACTCAACATCTAGTTTTCTTAGCAACTGTTGCTTCAGCAAGCCCTTATATTGGCTTGTTTGGTACGGTGTGGGGCATTATGGGCTCTTTTCAAGCGCTTTCCATGACTCAGCAGGCTACTCTGGCTACTGTTGCTCCTTGGATCGCAGAAGCGCTGATTGCAACAGCTATGGGGCTCTTCGCTGCGATTCCTGCGGTAATTTTCTACAACCGCCTGTCAAACGAAGCGGCTCGTTTACTGGGTAAATATGAAGACTTCGCCGAAGAATTCCACGCTATCTTGCACCGTAATTTGCAAGGCCGCGACGGCAAGCCTAACGCCAGTTAA
- the tolR gene encoding protein TolR: MQGPFNRSGKSKPMGEINVVPFIDVMLVLLVIFMITAPMLTQGVQVDLPQVTSEPIESPEDSDPIIISVNRDGGYFITLGEDSTEVSLEQMSERIIAILQRRPGTPVMVRGDRNVPYGQIVVLMSTLQRSGVANVGLLSEPPQDS, translated from the coding sequence ATGCAAGGTCCGTTTAACCGTAGCGGCAAGAGCAAGCCGATGGGGGAGATCAACGTCGTCCCTTTCATCGACGTCATGTTGGTATTGCTGGTGATCTTTATGATTACTGCGCCCATGCTAACCCAGGGAGTGCAAGTCGACCTGCCTCAGGTCACTTCAGAACCTATTGAAAGCCCTGAAGATAGCGACCCGATCATTATTTCGGTAAACCGTGATGGTGGTTACTTCATTACTCTTGGCGAGGACTCAACAGAAGTTTCTCTGGAGCAAATGTCTGAGCGTATTATCGCAATTTTACAGCGCCGTCCAGGCACGCCTGTCATGGTTCGGGGTGATCGCAACGTACCCTATGGTCAAATTGTTGTCCTCATGAGCACGTTACAGCGTTCAGGTGTCGCTAATGTGGGGCTGCTTTCTGAGCCGCCGCAAGATAGCTAA
- the tolA gene encoding cell envelope integrity protein TolA, producing the protein MATDSPRDPQDVGYTLPTILAVAVHALVVVFSLISLPTSTAEPDSSSIVQATLVGTETFTDQAQQVTEQQAAMNGAAEPEVADQTPEPEPPTTDDTSQQEEAQQQAAEEAAQREAQQVEEQRALEEAQARAEEEAQRRAEEAQRLAEEQATEAQAREEEAQRQREAEEQRAREEAEAQRQREAEEQRAREEAEAQRQREAEEQRAREEAEAQRQREAEEQRAREAEAQRQREAEEQRAREAEAQRQREAEEQRAREAEAQRQREAEEQRAREAEAQRQREAEAQRAREAEERRAAEAAEAAMQRQLAGEAEAAANAQQAQQAANSFINIVRRAVEQAWIMPPGASNSMSATIQVRLGPSGELLATSIVTSSGDGTFDRSAMQAVEQAAPFGELRDLPAEQQRNLRQFNLRFTPGDVR; encoded by the coding sequence ATGGCTACCGATTCACCCCGCGACCCGCAAGACGTTGGCTATACACTGCCAACGATTTTGGCAGTTGCAGTGCACGCGTTAGTTGTGGTGTTTAGCCTGATAAGTTTGCCAACGTCTACTGCTGAGCCTGACTCCTCATCTATTGTTCAAGCGACGTTAGTTGGCACAGAGACATTCACGGATCAGGCGCAGCAAGTCACTGAACAACAGGCGGCAATGAATGGGGCTGCTGAGCCAGAGGTTGCTGACCAGACACCGGAACCAGAGCCTCCCACTACTGATGATACCTCTCAGCAGGAAGAGGCCCAGCAACAAGCTGCTGAGGAGGCAGCCCAGCGCGAGGCTCAGCAAGTAGAGGAGCAGCGTGCTCTAGAGGAGGCGCAGGCTCGGGCGGAGGAAGAGGCTCAGCGGCGGGCAGAAGAAGCACAGCGTTTAGCTGAGGAGCAGGCGACTGAGGCGCAAGCTCGCGAGGAGGAAGCCCAGCGCCAGCGTGAGGCCGAAGAGCAGCGCGCTCGTGAAGAGGCAGAAGCCCAACGTCAGCGTGAGGCCGAAGAGCAGCGCGCTCGTGAAGAGGCAGAAGCCCAACGCCAGCGTGAGGCCGAAGAGCAGCGCGCTCGTGAAGAGGCAGAAGCCCAGCGCCAGCGTGAGGCCGAAGAGCAGCGTGCCCGTGAAGCAGAAGCCCAGCGTCAGCGTGAGGCCGAAGAGCAACGTGCCCGTGAGGCGGAAGCCCAGCGTCAGCGTGAAGCTGAAGAGCAACGTGCCCGTGAGGCGGAAGCTCAGCGCCAACGTGAAGCCGAAGAGCAACGTGCCCGTGAAGCAGAAGCCCAGCGCCAGCGTGAAGCCGAGGCCCAACGTGCTCGTGAAGCTGAAGAGCGCCGTGCAGCGGAAGCTGCTGAAGCCGCTATGCAGCGTCAACTCGCGGGAGAAGCGGAGGCCGCCGCTAACGCTCAGCAGGCGCAGCAGGCTGCTAATAGCTTTATCAATATTGTCCGGCGTGCAGTAGAGCAGGCCTGGATAATGCCACCAGGTGCAAGTAATTCGATGAGTGCTACGATTCAAGTAAGGCTAGGGCCGTCAGGTGAATTGTTGGCAACGTCTATTGTTACTTCAAGTGGCGATGGCACTTTTGATCGGTCTGCTATGCAGGCTGTGGAACAAGCTGCACCCTTTGGCGAGTTGCGTGATCTACCCGCCGAACAGCAGCGTAACTTACGTCAATTTAATCTGCGATTTACCCCGGGGGATGTTCGCTGA
- the tolB gene encoding Tol-Pal system beta propeller repeat protein TolB, with protein MQTLNKVWLFCVLLFVSSMASANLTIEITRGSDQALPIGIVPFAGGDNMPEDIAQIIQDNLERSGYFAPLERSAMFDRPSQAGDVEFGTWRSLDVRYLVVGRAQQTDSGYQLQFDLMDISGQRRMIGETVTANANDLRGAAHYISDQIFEAITDIRGAFSTRIAYVTAQGVGDNMQFGLYVADADGRNSQQVLTSDQPVMSPAWSPDGRKLAYVSFETERPAIYIQDVATGQRVQATSFDGINGAPTWSPDGRRIAMSLSKDGQPEIYILDVANRSVERITQSNSIDTEPAWSPDGRSIIFTSDRSGGPQIYRHILGSGEANRVTFTGNYNARARFSPDGEQIFLIHRSSRGYQVARQDLDGGRLVVLSESTRDESPSVAPNGTMVIFATQQGGNGVLSAVSADGRSSFRLPAAQGDIRDPAWSPFLN; from the coding sequence ATGCAAACCTTGAACAAAGTATGGCTGTTTTGCGTATTGCTGTTTGTCAGCAGTATGGCCAGCGCAAACCTGACGATTGAAATAACGCGAGGGAGTGATCAGGCCCTCCCAATTGGTATTGTGCCTTTCGCTGGTGGCGACAACATGCCAGAAGACATTGCACAAATAATCCAAGACAACCTTGAGCGTAGTGGGTACTTTGCACCTCTTGAACGTAGCGCTATGTTTGACCGCCCAAGCCAAGCTGGTGATGTAGAGTTTGGGACTTGGCGCTCGCTAGATGTACGTTACCTAGTGGTAGGGCGTGCCCAGCAGACAGATAGTGGCTACCAACTTCAGTTTGACCTCATGGATATTAGCGGCCAGCGCCGCATGATCGGCGAAACAGTGACTGCCAACGCAAATGATCTGCGTGGCGCGGCACACTACATTAGCGATCAGATTTTTGAGGCTATAACTGATATCCGGGGTGCTTTCTCAACGCGTATTGCCTATGTAACGGCTCAAGGTGTGGGGGACAATATGCAGTTTGGCCTCTACGTGGCCGATGCTGATGGCCGTAATAGCCAGCAAGTCCTCACTTCTGATCAGCCAGTAATGTCCCCAGCGTGGTCCCCTGACGGCCGTAAGCTAGCTTACGTTTCTTTTGAGACAGAGCGGCCTGCTATCTATATTCAGGATGTTGCAACAGGACAGCGGGTGCAGGCAACGTCGTTTGATGGCATTAATGGGGCGCCAACTTGGTCGCCTGATGGTCGCCGTATTGCTATGTCGCTTTCCAAAGATGGACAGCCGGAAATTTATATTCTCGATGTTGCCAATCGCTCTGTAGAGCGCATTACACAAAGCAATAGTATTGATACTGAGCCAGCTTGGTCTCCCGATGGCCGTAGTATTATTTTCACCTCTGATCGTAGTGGTGGCCCGCAAATTTATCGCCATATATTGGGCAGTGGTGAAGCAAATCGCGTTACATTTACGGGGAATTACAATGCTCGCGCACGTTTCTCCCCCGACGGTGAGCAGATCTTTTTAATTCACCGGTCAAGCCGTGGCTATCAAGTTGCACGCCAGGACCTCGATGGCGGTCGCTTAGTCGTACTAAGTGAATCGACAAGAGATGAATCTCCTAGTGTTGCTCCGAACGGTACCATGGTAATCTTCGCTACCCAACAGGGTGGCAATGGGGTTTTGAGTGCAGTGTCGGCAGATGGCCGCTCTTCATTCAGATTACCCGCAGCACAGGGTGATATCCGCGATCCCGCGTGGTCACCTTTCCTAAATTGA
- the pal gene encoding peptidoglycan-associated lipoprotein Pal — MQLKPLARSLAVALSIVVIAGCSSTGGTQDGDSYGGQDGSGVGSTTGVGTGGQYGSTSGAGAGAGQQADSRIPEVRTIHFDFDRDTIKSEYESVVMAHARYLRANPNARVVLHGHTDERGTREYNMALGERRAGAVQRFLNVQGVSPSQMSVVSYGEERPAVRGQTESAYSQNRRVVFNY; from the coding sequence ATGCAACTTAAACCGTTGGCTCGCTCATTGGCAGTGGCGTTATCTATCGTAGTTATCGCTGGCTGTTCCAGCACCGGCGGAACCCAGGATGGTGACTCGTACGGCGGCCAAGATGGCAGCGGCGTGGGTTCTACCACGGGCGTTGGCACTGGTGGTCAATATGGCTCCACGTCAGGTGCTGGTGCAGGTGCTGGTCAGCAAGCTGATTCACGCATTCCTGAAGTGCGTACCATCCACTTTGACTTCGATCGCGATACTATTAAAAGCGAATATGAGTCGGTTGTAATGGCCCATGCGCGCTATCTGCGTGCTAACCCCAATGCTCGCGTTGTATTGCATGGCCACACCGATGAGCGTGGCACGCGTGAATACAACATGGCACTGGGTGAGCGTCGTGCAGGAGCTGTCCAGCGCTTCCTAAATGTTCAAGGTGTTTCCCCGTCGCAAATGAGCGTTGTAAGCTACGGCGAAGAACGCCCTGCGGTAAGAGGCCAAACTGAAAGCGCGTACTCGCAAAATCGTCGCGTTGTATTCAACTATTGA